Proteins co-encoded in one Streptomyces sp. SLBN-31 genomic window:
- a CDS encoding glycoside hydrolase family 13 protein translates to MLSKYRWWRDAVIYQVYVRSFLDSTGDGVGDLAGVRAGLPYLKKLGVDGIWLSPFYPSPQHDHGYDVADYCDVDPLFGDLAEFDLLMADARRLGIKVLLDIVPNHCSSEHPWFRQALAAEPGSAARARFHFADGRGPEGAEPPNNWHSMFGGPAWTRVGDGQWYLHMFASEQPDWNWRNPEVGAEFDRVLRFWLDRGVDGFRIDVAAGLFKHPELPDSDDPEADARTRDSVNPLAWNQPEVHEVWRHWRSVCEEYTGRDGRERLLVGEVSVPTAREHALYVRPDELHQAFFFDLLSAPWDPGAFRKVISEAMQDIAGTGSTVTWVLNNHDQVRTVTRYGEPATEGSGLGAARARAAALLMLALPGAAYIYQGEELGLPEVVDLPDDVLTDPIFRRTGSRARIRDGCRVPLPWSGQASPFGFTSGAESARPWLPQPSYFAEYATDRALADTRSFWHLYRDGLQLRASLPQLGEGTLRWLDTPPGVLAFERGDGLVCAVNFGTAPTPAPVSGTPLLSSGPCPAGVLPGSTAAWWLADL, encoded by the coding sequence ATGTTGAGTAAGTACCGCTGGTGGCGTGACGCGGTGATCTATCAGGTGTACGTCCGCAGCTTCCTGGACAGCACCGGCGACGGCGTCGGCGATCTCGCCGGAGTCAGGGCGGGGCTGCCGTACCTGAAGAAGCTGGGCGTCGACGGGATCTGGCTGAGCCCCTTCTACCCGTCCCCGCAGCACGACCACGGCTACGACGTGGCCGACTACTGCGATGTCGACCCGCTCTTCGGCGACCTCGCCGAGTTCGACCTGCTGATGGCGGACGCCCGGCGGCTCGGCATCAAGGTGCTGCTCGACATCGTCCCCAACCACTGCTCCAGCGAGCACCCGTGGTTCCGCCAGGCGCTGGCGGCCGAGCCCGGCAGCGCGGCCCGCGCCCGCTTCCACTTCGCCGACGGCCGCGGGCCCGAGGGCGCCGAGCCGCCCAACAACTGGCACTCCATGTTCGGCGGCCCGGCCTGGACCCGGGTCGGCGACGGCCAGTGGTACCTGCACATGTTCGCCTCCGAGCAGCCCGACTGGAACTGGCGCAACCCCGAGGTCGGCGCCGAGTTCGACCGGGTGCTGCGGTTCTGGCTCGACCGGGGCGTCGACGGCTTTCGCATCGACGTGGCCGCGGGCCTGTTCAAGCACCCCGAGCTGCCCGACTCCGACGACCCCGAGGCCGACGCCCGCACCCGCGACTCGGTCAACCCGCTGGCCTGGAACCAGCCCGAGGTGCACGAGGTGTGGCGGCACTGGCGGTCGGTGTGCGAGGAGTACACCGGGCGGGACGGCCGCGAGCGGCTGCTGGTCGGCGAGGTGTCGGTGCCGACGGCACGCGAGCACGCGCTGTACGTCCGGCCGGACGAGCTCCACCAGGCCTTCTTCTTCGACCTGCTCAGCGCCCCCTGGGACCCGGGCGCCTTCCGCAAGGTCATCTCCGAGGCCATGCAGGACATCGCCGGTACCGGCTCCACGGTCACCTGGGTCCTCAACAACCACGACCAGGTCCGCACCGTAACCCGTTACGGCGAACCCGCCACCGAGGGCAGCGGCCTCGGCGCCGCCCGTGCCCGCGCCGCCGCGCTGCTGATGCTGGCGCTGCCCGGAGCCGCGTACATCTACCAGGGCGAGGAGCTGGGTCTGCCCGAGGTCGTCGACCTGCCCGACGACGTGCTCACCGACCCGATCTTCCGGCGCACGGGCAGCCGGGCCCGCATCCGCGACGGCTGCCGCGTGCCGCTGCCGTGGTCCGGGCAGGCCTCGCCCTTCGGCTTCACCTCCGGCGCCGAGAGCGCCCGCCCGTGGCTGCCGCAGCCCTCCTACTTCGCCGAGTACGCCACCGACCGCGCCCTCGCCGACACCCGCTCCTTCTGGCACCTGTACCGCGACGGCCTGCAACTGCGGGCGTCCCTGCCCCAGTTGGGCGAGGGCACGCTGCGCTGGCTGGACACCCCGCCCGGCGTCCTCGCCTTCGAGCGCGGCGACGGCCTGGTCTGCGCCGTCAACTTCGGTACGGCGCCCACGCCCGCACCGGTCTCCGGCACCCCGCTGCTGTCCAGCGGCCCGTGCCCGGCCGGGGTACTGCCCGGCTCCACGGCCGCCTGGTGGCTCGCCGACCTCTGA
- a CDS encoding ABC transporter substrate-binding protein has protein sequence MMRRRTTLLTGCTALALALGATACGGGGPVSAGGGDKALGGQTVTVAGVWTGSEQKNFQKVLDAFSAKTGAKTQFISTGDNVSTVVGSKIEGGNAPDVVMVPQVGVLQQFAKKGWLTPLSATTEKTVDAGYAPVWKKYGSVDGRLYGLYFKAAHKSTVWYSPDALNQAGVKPPKTYDEMLKAGRTVSDSGLAAFSVAGQDGWTLTDWFENIYLSQAGPEKYDALAAHKLKWTDTSVVKALDTLGKLFKDKRLVAGGQKEALNTDFPGSVAKVFGPKPDAGMVYEGDFVAGVAHDQFGRTIGTDANFFPFPAVDGGKAPVVSGGDAAVVLKDGKNAKAGMKLLEYLATPEAAAVWAKAGGFLSPNEKLDLSSYGDDVTRATAKSLVEAGDSVRFDMSDQAPAAFGGTKGAGEWKLLQDFLRDPSDPKGTAARLESAAAKAYQG, from the coding sequence ATGATGCGACGACGTACCACCCTGCTCACCGGCTGCACCGCCCTCGCCCTGGCCCTGGGCGCGACCGCCTGCGGAGGCGGCGGCCCGGTCTCCGCGGGCGGCGGCGACAAGGCCCTCGGCGGCCAGACGGTCACCGTGGCCGGAGTGTGGACCGGCAGCGAGCAGAAGAACTTCCAGAAGGTCCTCGACGCGTTCAGCGCGAAGACCGGGGCCAAGACCCAGTTCATCTCCACCGGCGACAACGTCTCCACCGTCGTCGGCAGCAAGATCGAGGGCGGCAACGCGCCCGACGTGGTGATGGTCCCGCAGGTCGGCGTGTTGCAGCAGTTCGCCAAGAAGGGCTGGCTCACCCCGCTGTCGGCCACCACCGAGAAGACGGTGGACGCCGGCTACGCCCCCGTCTGGAAGAAGTACGGCAGCGTCGACGGCCGCCTCTACGGCCTCTACTTCAAGGCCGCCCACAAGTCGACCGTCTGGTACAGCCCCGACGCCCTGAACCAGGCCGGCGTCAAGCCGCCGAAGACGTACGACGAGATGCTGAAGGCCGGCCGCACCGTCTCCGACTCCGGGCTCGCCGCGTTCTCGGTGGCCGGCCAGGACGGCTGGACCCTCACCGACTGGTTCGAGAACATCTACCTCTCCCAGGCCGGACCCGAGAAGTACGACGCCCTGGCCGCCCACAAGCTGAAGTGGACCGACACCAGCGTCGTCAAGGCACTGGACACGCTCGGCAAGCTGTTCAAGGACAAGCGGCTGGTGGCTGGCGGCCAGAAGGAGGCCCTCAACACCGACTTCCCCGGCTCGGTGGCGAAGGTGTTCGGCCCCAAGCCCGACGCCGGCATGGTCTACGAGGGCGACTTCGTCGCCGGGGTCGCGCACGACCAGTTCGGCAGGACCATCGGCACGGACGCGAACTTCTTCCCCTTCCCCGCGGTCGACGGCGGCAAGGCGCCCGTCGTCAGCGGCGGTGACGCGGCCGTCGTCCTGAAGGACGGCAAGAACGCCAAGGCCGGCATGAAGCTCCTGGAGTACCTGGCCACCCCGGAGGCCGCCGCCGTGTGGGCGAAGGCCGGCGGCTTCCTGTCCCCCAACGAGAAGCTCGACCTCTCCTCCTACGGCGACGACGTCACCCGCGCCACCGCCAAGTCCCTCGTCGAGGCCGGGGACTCGGTCCGCTTCGACATGTCCGACCAGGCGCCGGCGGCCTTCGGCGGCACCAAGGGCGCGGGCGAGTGGAAGCTGCTGCAGGACTTCCTGCGCGACCCGTCCGACCCGAAGGGGACCGCGGCCCGCCTGGAGTCCGCGGCGGCCAAGGCGTACCAGGGCTGA